Proteins from a genomic interval of Pelagicoccus enzymogenes:
- a CDS encoding cbb3-type cytochrome c oxidase N-terminal domain-containing protein — MSQNPNEEKIREHTFDGIQEFDKSLPNWWLFTLYATIVFSIAYWVYYQKAGIGLDQEQELEAAFEQISENVAKAKAEAGVLDDDTFAVMAKDPAIVSAGQTIYTQNCAACHGQNLEGGIGLALNDAEWKHGANPLAIKKVVAEGVATAGMPPWGPVLGDEKVNQVVAFLVSKQAK; from the coding sequence ATGAGTCAAAATCCGAACGAAGAAAAAATCCGCGAACATACCTTTGACGGAATCCAGGAGTTCGATAAGAGCCTGCCGAACTGGTGGCTTTTCACCCTCTACGCCACGATCGTCTTTTCCATTGCCTACTGGGTTTACTACCAAAAAGCGGGCATCGGTCTCGACCAGGAGCAGGAGCTCGAAGCGGCTTTCGAGCAGATCAGCGAAAACGTGGCTAAGGCCAAGGCGGAAGCGGGGGTGCTCGACGACGATACCTTTGCGGTCATGGCCAAAGATCCGGCCATCGTTTCAGCGGGGCAGACGATCTATACGCAGAACTGCGCCGCTTGTCATGGCCAGAACTTGGAAGGGGGCATCGGCTTGGCGCTCAATGACGCTGAGTGGAAGCATGGAGCCAATCCGCTGGCCATCAAGAAGGTGGTCGCGGAAGGCGTCGCCACTGCGGGCATGCCGCCTTGGGGACCGGTTCTGGGAGACGAGAAGGTCAACCAAGTCGTGGCTTTCTTGGTGAGCAAGCAAGCTAAGTAG